A section of the Acidobacterium capsulatum ATCC 51196 genome encodes:
- the pth gene encoding aminoacyl-tRNA hydrolase, giving the protein MFLVVGLGNPGIEYQFTPHNAGFLAVDAIAAEHNAVVSNRRCQALTGKIQLGGREVILAKPETYMNLSGVAVSALVRELNADPVRDLLVLYDELDLPIGSIRVRERGSPASHNGARSICSALGTADWPRVRIGVGPSGEDDLFRKGKNYLLTPMRKADLATLDGALERTARAVETVVTRGIGVAMNEFNRRENNGPAA; this is encoded by the coding sequence GTGTTTCTGGTGGTGGGTCTCGGCAATCCGGGCATCGAGTACCAGTTCACGCCGCACAATGCCGGCTTTCTCGCGGTAGACGCCATCGCCGCCGAGCACAATGCAGTGGTGAGCAATCGCCGCTGCCAGGCGCTCACCGGCAAGATTCAACTCGGGGGACGCGAAGTGATTCTCGCCAAGCCTGAGACTTATATGAACCTGAGCGGAGTTGCAGTCTCCGCTCTGGTTCGTGAATTGAATGCCGACCCCGTGCGCGACCTGCTCGTGCTGTATGACGAGCTGGATCTGCCGATTGGTTCCATTCGCGTGCGGGAGCGCGGCAGCCCGGCCAGCCACAACGGCGCTCGCTCTATCTGTTCGGCGCTTGGCACTGCGGACTGGCCGCGGGTACGGATTGGCGTAGGACCTTCGGGGGAGGATGACCTCTTCCGCAAGGGTAAGAATTATCTGCTGACGCCCATGCGCAAGGCAGATCTGGCCACGCTCGACGGCGCGCTGGAACGCACCGCCCGGGCCGTGGAAACAGTGGTGACGCGCGGTATCGGCGTGGCCATGAACGAGTTCAACCGCAGGGAA
- a CDS encoding 50S ribosomal protein L25, with product MITQEVVSATPREGKFNKNAARRVRVRGRIPAVVYGAAEPPQAIELDPKQITRILHSETGHNSIFDLEIGGVKTQTKAMIVDWQYEPIKGNLIHIDLKRIALDKPIRVSVPVQLTGTPVGVKTQGGILDQVLREVEVECLPNDIPSHIDVDITELAFGTILRVADLPHGDKLKYISDESNTVAHIVSVKEEAAPSADALAAAGPAEPEVAKKGKTDEAKK from the coding sequence ATGATTACTCAGGAAGTTGTTTCCGCAACGCCCCGCGAGGGCAAGTTCAACAAAAACGCAGCGCGCCGCGTGCGCGTCCGGGGCCGCATCCCCGCCGTGGTGTACGGCGCGGCCGAGCCGCCCCAGGCCATCGAGCTTGATCCCAAGCAGATCACCCGCATTCTGCATTCTGAAACGGGCCACAACTCGATCTTTGACCTTGAAATTGGCGGCGTAAAGACGCAGACCAAGGCCATGATTGTCGATTGGCAGTATGAGCCCATCAAGGGCAACCTGATTCACATCGACCTCAAGCGCATCGCGCTCGACAAGCCGATTCGTGTTTCGGTGCCAGTGCAGTTGACCGGTACGCCGGTGGGCGTGAAGACCCAGGGCGGCATTCTCGATCAGGTGCTGCGCGAGGTCGAAGTCGAGTGCCTGCCCAATGACATTCCCAGCCACATCGATGTCGATATCACCGAGCTGGCCTTCGGCACCATTCTGCGCGTGGCCGACCTGCCGCACGGCGACAAGCTCAAGTACATCTCTGACGAGAGCAACACCGTGGCGCATATCGTTTCGGTCAAGGAAGAAGCAGCCCCTTCGGCCGATGCACTGGCCGCCGCGGGTCCGGCCGAGCCGGAAGTGGCCAAGAAGGGCAAGACCGACGAGGCCAAGAAGTAA
- a CDS encoding ribose-phosphate diphosphokinase — protein MKTEATETVTPTTTTTEMQEATGSSTAQATRAKGSAATSSRRRFSLSGDKHFKIFAGSANRDLAEKVCEHLGVTLGETKLQRFADGEIYFQLLENVRGADVFLVQPTCYPVDQNLVELLIMIDALKRASAGRITVVVPYYGYARQDRKDRPRVAISSKLVADLITTAGANRALFMDLHAAQIQGFFNIPVDHMFASPVLVSYFRELNMPNLTVVSPDAGGVERARHFAQKVDAPMAIVDKRRTDINVTEVMHVIGDVKDRTCLIVDDIVDTAGTLVKTVDALLQEGATKVYACASHAVLSGPAIERIANSRLEELVVTDSIPLRPEAQRVAKIKVRSVSGLLAATIESIHMETSVSSLFN, from the coding sequence GTGAAGACGGAAGCAACGGAAACAGTGACGCCCACGACCACCACCACCGAGATGCAGGAAGCCACAGGCTCTTCCACGGCTCAGGCCACGCGCGCCAAGGGCAGCGCGGCCACGTCGAGCCGCCGCCGCTTCAGCCTGAGCGGTGACAAGCATTTCAAGATCTTTGCCGGCTCGGCCAATCGCGACCTGGCAGAAAAGGTCTGCGAGCATCTGGGGGTGACGCTGGGCGAAACCAAGCTGCAGCGCTTCGCCGATGGCGAAATCTACTTTCAGTTGCTTGAGAACGTGCGCGGCGCTGACGTCTTCCTGGTGCAGCCCACCTGCTACCCCGTCGATCAAAATCTGGTCGAGCTGCTCATCATGATTGACGCGCTCAAGCGCGCCTCGGCCGGCCGCATCACTGTGGTGGTGCCCTATTACGGCTATGCCCGGCAAGACCGCAAGGACCGCCCTCGCGTGGCCATCTCCTCCAAGCTGGTCGCCGACCTCATCACGACCGCCGGGGCCAACCGCGCGCTCTTCATGGATCTGCACGCGGCCCAGATTCAGGGCTTCTTCAATATTCCGGTAGACCACATGTTTGCGAGCCCGGTGCTGGTCAGCTACTTTCGTGAGCTGAACATGCCCAATCTCACCGTGGTTTCCCCCGATGCTGGCGGCGTCGAGCGCGCCCGGCACTTTGCGCAGAAGGTCGATGCGCCCATGGCCATCGTGGACAAGCGCCGCACCGACATCAATGTGACCGAAGTGATGCATGTGATCGGCGACGTCAAAGACCGCACCTGCCTCATTGTCGATGACATCGTGGACACGGCAGGGACGCTGGTCAAGACCGTCGATGCGCTGCTGCAGGAAGGCGCCACCAAAGTTTACGCATGCGCTTCGCACGCCGTGCTTTCCGGCCCGGCCATCGAGCGCATCGCCAACTCGCGGCTTGAAGAGCTGGTCGTGACCGATTCCATTCCGTTGCGCCCCGAGGCGCAGCGCGTGGCAAAGATTAAGGTTCGTTCGGTCTCCGGCCTGCTGGCCGCGACCATCGAGAGCATTCACATGGAGACCAGCGTCAGTTCGCTGTTCAATTAA
- the ispE gene encoding 4-(cytidine 5'-diphospho)-2-C-methyl-D-erythritol kinase, protein MSTTVRSYCKINLGLAIGPSRADGYHALTTLYQTVAAHDLVTVSAAPVAGRKRTLTLTSNDARVPSTATGDAERNTAYKIVEKTLQVTEIAADVTIHIEKRLPVQGGLGAGSANAAAALVALERELSARPEWAAAGLSGPEKLLLASEVGSDVPLFLIGGSVLGVGRGEEVYPLPDLPAMPCVLALPEVGVSTPQAFRDWDALYTLPAGPAPGMAFYKKLTHLQASDKLSQLSRALASAMCEPHSSGVLPVGEDLAENPVLALVRTGIENDFEEVVFRQHPSLGPIKRILADSSSPEQSALYAALSGSGSALFGLYRTEAAAKAAEQRLTEHGIRSLRTETLPRGQYWSSMVVEQSTPPGHKF, encoded by the coding sequence ATGTCGACCACCGTTCGCTCGTACTGCAAGATCAATCTCGGGCTGGCCATCGGACCCAGCCGCGCTGACGGCTATCACGCGCTCACCACGCTCTACCAGACCGTGGCGGCGCATGATCTGGTAACCGTCTCCGCCGCGCCGGTCGCTGGCCGCAAGCGTACCCTCACGCTCACGAGCAACGACGCGCGCGTGCCTTCCACGGCCACCGGCGACGCCGAGCGCAACACCGCCTACAAAATTGTCGAGAAGACTCTCCAGGTCACCGAAATCGCGGCCGACGTGACCATCCACATAGAGAAGCGGCTACCCGTGCAGGGCGGTCTCGGCGCTGGTTCGGCCAATGCGGCGGCGGCGCTGGTGGCGCTGGAGCGCGAGCTCTCCGCTCGGCCCGAGTGGGCAGCCGCCGGCCTGTCTGGCCCGGAAAAGCTGCTGCTCGCCTCTGAGGTCGGCTCCGATGTGCCGCTGTTTCTTATCGGCGGCTCGGTGCTGGGGGTCGGTCGCGGCGAAGAGGTCTATCCGCTGCCCGATCTGCCGGCCATGCCCTGCGTGCTGGCGCTGCCCGAGGTCGGGGTATCCACACCGCAGGCTTTTCGCGACTGGGACGCGCTGTACACCCTTCCGGCCGGTCCCGCGCCGGGGATGGCTTTCTATAAGAAATTGACCCACCTGCAGGCGTCCGATAAACTATCTCAGTTGAGTCGTGCTCTGGCTTCGGCCATGTGTGAGCCGCACTCCTCCGGTGTCTTGCCTGTTGGCGAAGATCTTGCCGAGAATCCAGTTCTCGCGCTTGTCCGTACCGGGATTGAAAACGACTTTGAAGAAGTCGTGTTTCGTCAGCATCCCTCACTCGGTCCTATCAAGCGCATACTTGCGGATTCCAGCAGCCCGGAGCAGTCCGCGCTCTATGCCGCGTTGTCCGGCTCCGGATCGGCCCTGTTTGGCCTCTACCGGACCGAAGCGGCCGCCAAAGCCGCCGAGCAGCGGCTCACCGAACACGGCATTCGCTCGTTGCGGACCGAAACCCTTCCGCGCGGGCAGTACTGGAGTTCGATGGTGGTGGAGCAGTCTACGCCGCCGGGCCACAAGTTCTAG
- a CDS encoding ArnT family glycosyltransferase yields the protein MPRIPGWLRKHWVSLAVVALLLIQVAQFTYVVHRESLTFDEGDHSFSGYMMWKTGDYGLNPEHPPLVKLLAAVPTLGRQLWTPPLQGRFFKNEAYLDGRDWLARNDGGSQHLVFEMRMMTGLLAVGLSLAVFFMAREFFGTGAALFALTMASFDPNLLAHSALVTTDMGVTLFFLTSIYAFYRYVKKPGWGRLLLAALSAGLLIASKHSGILLAPMLVVLIAWEAIAAARGQRGRTALRLAGALVFILVGGVLVLWAFYGFRYAARPAGLELHPSLAAYAAGLSHFDQSVILTFAHWHLLPESELMGLVDVKLMAQGYPTYILGHVYAHAVWWYFPVAVLIKTTLGLLALLALTAFALVTGRLRRGREVAYLVLPAALYFAIAMYAGMDIGARHVLPLYAMAAVLVGGGIMALARREGRWVPAWAAVCGLLVSAHVASALSVFPNYLAYANRAWGGPANVHNLLSDANVDWAQQLYQVKEWRDRHPGQPCWFAYFANPEIRPSVYGIDCQMMPTADTMWMGGSSLVPPVIHGTVFISAGDLSGCEWPSNQLNPYRPFQHAKPVAMIDYGVMVYQGTFAVPQAAAMSRAQHAEALLGQHQPQAALALAQQAVTIDPQSMFGQTALGDAEAALGQKQQAVAAWRAAIAVAKKMSPAAQKGFVPDLEKKVKSMS from the coding sequence TTGCCGCGGATTCCGGGTTGGCTCAGGAAGCATTGGGTATCGCTGGCGGTGGTTGCGCTGCTGCTGATTCAGGTGGCGCAATTCACTTATGTAGTGCATCGCGAGTCGCTTACGTTTGATGAAGGCGACCACTCCTTCTCGGGCTACATGATGTGGAAGACTGGCGACTATGGGCTGAATCCCGAGCATCCGCCGCTGGTGAAGCTGCTGGCCGCCGTACCGACGCTGGGGCGGCAGCTTTGGACGCCGCCCTTGCAGGGCCGCTTCTTCAAGAACGAAGCTTATCTGGATGGCCGCGACTGGCTGGCCCGCAATGATGGCGGGAGCCAGCATCTGGTCTTTGAAATGCGCATGATGACGGGGCTGCTCGCCGTGGGGCTTTCGCTGGCGGTCTTTTTTATGGCGCGCGAGTTCTTCGGGACCGGCGCGGCGCTATTTGCGCTGACGATGGCGAGCTTTGACCCGAACCTGCTGGCGCACTCCGCGCTGGTGACGACGGATATGGGCGTGACGCTGTTCTTTCTGACGTCGATCTATGCCTTTTACCGCTACGTGAAGAAGCCGGGCTGGGGACGCCTGCTGCTGGCCGCACTCTCGGCCGGGCTGCTGATTGCGAGCAAGCATTCGGGCATTCTGCTGGCGCCCATGCTGGTGGTGCTGATTGCGTGGGAGGCCATTGCGGCAGCGCGCGGGCAGCGCGGGCGCACGGCATTGCGGCTGGCGGGAGCGCTGGTATTTATCCTCGTGGGCGGCGTGCTGGTGCTGTGGGCGTTTTATGGCTTCCGGTATGCTGCCCGGCCTGCCGGGCTGGAGCTGCATCCCTCGCTGGCGGCGTATGCGGCGGGGCTGAGCCACTTTGACCAGTCGGTGATTTTGACCTTTGCGCACTGGCACCTGCTGCCCGAGTCAGAACTGATGGGGCTGGTGGACGTGAAGCTGATGGCGCAGGGGTATCCCACCTACATTCTGGGCCACGTGTATGCGCATGCGGTGTGGTGGTACTTCCCGGTGGCGGTGCTCATCAAGACGACGCTCGGACTGCTGGCGCTGCTGGCCCTGACGGCCTTTGCTCTCGTGACCGGACGCCTGCGCCGGGGGCGCGAGGTGGCTTACCTGGTGCTGCCTGCGGCGCTCTACTTTGCGATTGCGATGTATGCGGGCATGGACATTGGCGCGCGCCACGTGTTGCCGCTCTATGCGATGGCCGCCGTGCTGGTGGGCGGGGGTATCATGGCGCTCGCACGGCGCGAGGGGCGATGGGTTCCGGCATGGGCCGCCGTCTGCGGACTGCTGGTTTCGGCGCATGTGGCCTCGGCGCTTTCGGTGTTTCCGAACTATCTCGCGTATGCCAATCGCGCGTGGGGTGGTCCGGCGAATGTGCATAACCTGCTCAGCGACGCCAATGTGGACTGGGCGCAGCAGCTCTATCAGGTGAAGGAGTGGCGCGACCGGCATCCGGGGCAGCCCTGCTGGTTTGCCTACTTTGCGAATCCTGAGATCAGGCCCTCGGTGTATGGCATCGACTGCCAGATGATGCCCACGGCCGACACCATGTGGATGGGCGGATCGAGCCTGGTGCCGCCGGTGATTCATGGGACGGTCTTTATCAGCGCGGGTGATCTGAGCGGCTGCGAGTGGCCGAGCAATCAGTTGAATCCTTACCGGCCTTTTCAGCATGCCAAACCGGTGGCGATGATCGACTACGGCGTGATGGTCTATCAGGGCACCTTTGCCGTGCCGCAGGCGGCGGCGATGAGCCGCGCACAACATGCCGAAGCGCTGCTGGGCCAGCACCAGCCGCAGGCCGCGCTCGCCCTGGCGCAGCAGGCGGTGACGATCGACCCGCAAAGCATGTTTGGGCAGACGGCGCTGGGCGATGCCGAGGCGGCGTTGGGGCAGAAGCAGCAGGCCGTGGCAGCATGGAGGGCAGCGATAGCGGTCGCGAAGAAGATGAGTCCGGCCGCGCAGAAGGGCTTTGTGCCGGATCTGGAGAAGAAGGTCAAAAGCATGTCGTGA
- the murJ gene encoding murein biosynthesis integral membrane protein MurJ produces MSSSAQPPVNSPAPDPRWRQAMRLLRPSHSHSAFTATVLLMAAAMLSRVIGLVRVKYIAWLLGTGATADAFNAAFMLPDKLQYFLVGGATSIIFITMLNRYRSEGREAEGERVMSVILSTMLVVLGTAIVIAEFAAPAYVHLVLHGFRSDPGKAALCVRLTRILLPAQLCFLAGGVFSAVLLVRKQFALQAITPLIYNVGIIVGGLLLARHLGASALALGAVAGAFLGPFLLNAIWAHRAGMRFRFEIDLKNPGLREWVGLSLPLMLGVSLVTADTWIINYFASSTNGAVTLLTYAKQFFNAPVALGQAAGAASLPFLASLFTERNVPAFSNAVNRAVSRILAFSLLLTGFMLAMGFPLLDLILRGGKFQRADSHAMALYFSVFSLSLCLWAAQAIYARAFYAAGNTLLPMIAGTAVTLASLPVYWRLYHSMGPLGLPIASDIGILLQTLTLAVLLHKKRMVSIAELEYGEMGRALAASAVALLVLLGLRRVIPFHSRLEELGLLVLATVIWLGVGLLVLRVTGSALPDQLLRRFRRRAT; encoded by the coding sequence ATGTCCTCTTCCGCGCAGCCTCCGGTGAACTCGCCTGCCCCCGATCCGCGATGGCGGCAGGCGATGCGCCTGTTGCGGCCCTCGCACAGCCACTCGGCCTTTACCGCGACCGTGCTGCTGATGGCAGCGGCGATGCTGTCGCGCGTGATCGGGCTGGTGCGGGTGAAGTACATTGCCTGGCTGCTGGGCACGGGCGCGACCGCCGACGCCTTCAACGCGGCCTTCATGCTGCCGGACAAGCTGCAGTACTTTCTGGTGGGCGGCGCGACTTCGATCATCTTTATCACGATGCTCAACCGATATCGCAGCGAGGGCCGCGAGGCTGAGGGCGAGCGGGTGATGTCGGTGATTCTGAGCACCATGCTGGTGGTGCTGGGCACGGCGATTGTGATTGCCGAGTTCGCGGCGCCGGCCTACGTTCACCTGGTGCTGCACGGCTTCAGGAGCGACCCGGGCAAGGCGGCGCTGTGCGTGCGGCTGACGCGCATTCTGCTGCCGGCGCAGCTCTGCTTTCTGGCCGGAGGCGTCTTCAGCGCCGTGCTGCTGGTGCGCAAGCAGTTTGCGCTGCAGGCCATTACGCCACTCATCTACAACGTGGGCATCATTGTGGGCGGGCTGCTGCTGGCGCGGCATCTGGGCGCGTCCGCTCTGGCGCTGGGCGCGGTGGCCGGCGCGTTTCTGGGTCCCTTTCTGCTCAATGCCATCTGGGCGCACCGCGCAGGCATGCGCTTTCGTTTTGAGATCGACCTGAAGAACCCGGGGCTGCGCGAGTGGGTGGGGCTTTCACTGCCGCTGATGCTGGGCGTCTCGCTGGTAACGGCCGATACCTGGATCATCAACTACTTTGCCTCGAGCACGAATGGCGCGGTGACGCTGCTGACGTATGCGAAGCAGTTCTTTAACGCGCCGGTAGCGCTGGGGCAGGCGGCGGGCGCGGCCTCGCTGCCGTTTCTGGCTTCGCTCTTCACGGAGCGCAATGTGCCGGCCTTCAGCAATGCCGTAAACCGGGCGGTGTCGCGCATTCTGGCCTTTTCACTGCTGCTGACGGGCTTCATGCTGGCCATGGGGTTTCCGCTGCTCGACCTGATTCTGCGAGGCGGCAAGTTTCAGCGTGCGGACTCTCATGCCATGGCGCTCTACTTCAGCGTCTTCTCGCTCTCGCTCTGCCTGTGGGCGGCGCAGGCCATCTATGCACGCGCCTTTTATGCGGCAGGCAACACGCTGCTGCCGATGATTGCGGGGACTGCTGTGACGCTGGCCTCGCTGCCCGTCTATTGGCGGCTGTACCACTCGATGGGGCCGCTGGGGCTGCCGATTGCGTCGGACATCGGCATTCTGCTGCAGACGCTGACGCTGGCCGTGCTGCTGCACAAGAAGCGGATGGTCTCGATTGCCGAGCTGGAATACGGCGAGATGGGCCGCGCGCTGGCGGCCTCGGCCGTGGCGCTGCTGGTGCTGCTGGGGCTGCGCCGCGTGATTCCGTTCCATTCAAGGCTCGAAGAGCTGGGCCTACTGGTGCTGGCCACCGTGATCTGGCTGGGGGTGGGCCTGCTGGTGCTGCGCGTGACCGGGTCGGCGCTGCCCGATCAACTGCTGCGGCGCTTTCGGCGGCGGGCCACGTGA
- the hemL gene encoding glutamate-1-semialdehyde 2,1-aminomutase, whose protein sequence is MTAPRKMIRSHMLRERAERLLPGGVDSPVRAFRAVGGEPPFLVKAEGACLWDADGNQYLDYFGSWGPMILGHAFPPVIEAIQKQAAFSTSFGASTPSEGDLAELVVRAYPSMEKLRFVSSGTEATMSALRLARAYTKRKYIVKFDGCYHGHSDGLLAKAGSGLATFGIPGSAGVPEEIAQLTLTLPFNNLDAVEAAFAAHRNEIACIIVEPVAGNMGCVVPDEGYLQGLRELTRREGALLIFDEVMTGFRVAFGGVQELRQVRPDLTTLGKIVGGGMPCGAFGGPAEIMDLLAPLGPVYQAGTLSGNPLAMAAGMATVSHLESSKEWLYPQLEQMSAAVAQGVAEEAARAGIPLTTNRQGSMFTWFFTGQPVRDYATAESCDTRRFAQFHRGMLDHGVWLPPSQFEAAFLGVAHTMHHVEQTVTAAREVFAAMQS, encoded by the coding sequence ATGACTGCTCCTCGCAAAATGATTCGTTCTCACATGCTGCGCGAACGCGCGGAGCGTTTGCTGCCAGGCGGGGTGGATTCCCCGGTGCGGGCCTTTCGGGCGGTGGGCGGCGAGCCGCCCTTTCTGGTAAAGGCCGAAGGCGCCTGCCTGTGGGATGCGGACGGGAACCAGTATCTGGATTATTTCGGCTCGTGGGGGCCGATGATTCTGGGCCATGCGTTTCCTCCAGTGATTGAGGCGATTCAGAAGCAGGCGGCCTTCAGCACGAGTTTTGGCGCGTCCACGCCGTCAGAGGGTGATCTGGCGGAGCTGGTGGTGCGCGCGTATCCCTCGATGGAGAAGCTGCGCTTTGTGAGCTCGGGCACCGAGGCCACGATGTCAGCCCTGCGGCTGGCGCGGGCCTATACGAAGCGCAAATACATCGTGAAGTTTGATGGTTGCTATCACGGCCACTCCGATGGCCTGCTGGCCAAGGCCGGCTCAGGGCTGGCGACGTTTGGCATTCCCGGCTCGGCCGGAGTGCCCGAAGAGATTGCGCAGCTCACGCTGACGCTGCCTTTCAACAACCTCGACGCGGTGGAAGCCGCCTTTGCCGCGCACCGGAATGAGATTGCCTGCATTATTGTGGAGCCGGTCGCGGGCAACATGGGCTGCGTGGTTCCGGACGAGGGCTATCTGCAGGGGCTGCGCGAGCTGACCCGGCGCGAGGGCGCGCTGCTGATTTTTGATGAAGTGATGACGGGTTTTCGCGTGGCCTTTGGCGGCGTGCAGGAGCTGCGCCAGGTGCGGCCGGACCTGACCACACTGGGCAAGATTGTGGGCGGCGGCATGCCGTGCGGCGCCTTTGGCGGCCCGGCGGAAATTATGGACCTGCTGGCTCCGCTGGGGCCGGTGTATCAGGCGGGCACATTGAGCGGCAATCCCCTGGCAATGGCTGCGGGCATGGCGACGGTGAGCCACCTCGAAAGCAGCAAGGAATGGCTGTATCCCCAACTGGAACAGATGAGTGCAGCGGTGGCGCAGGGCGTGGCCGAGGAAGCTGCGCGGGCGGGGATTCCGCTCACCACGAACCGGCAGGGATCGATGTTCACGTGGTTCTTCACCGGGCAGCCCGTGCGGGACTATGCCACGGCCGAGAGCTGCGACACGCGGCGGTTTGCGCAGTTCCATCGGGGCATGCTGGATCATGGCGTGTGGCTGCCGCCGTCGCAGTTTGAGGCGGCTTTTCTGGGCGTGGCGCACACCATGCACCATGTGGAGCAGACGGTGACGGCAGCGCGGGAAGTATTTGCCGCGATGCAGAGCTAG
- a CDS encoding histidine triad nucleotide-binding protein, with the protein MDCLFCKIIAGEIPAKKLYEDEHAIAFADISPQAPVHVLIVPRRHISSHAQATRSDASLLGHLLNVASEIAHQQGLGKGFRTVINTGPDGGQTVDHLHMHVLGGRAMHWPPG; encoded by the coding sequence ATGGACTGTCTTTTTTGCAAGATCATCGCCGGAGAGATTCCCGCAAAGAAGCTCTATGAAGATGAGCACGCCATCGCCTTTGCTGACATCAGCCCGCAGGCTCCCGTGCATGTGCTGATCGTGCCGCGCCGCCACATCTCGTCGCATGCGCAGGCCACCCGCTCTGACGCCTCTCTGCTCGGCCACCTGCTCAACGTTGCCAGCGAAATCGCCCACCAGCAGGGACTCGGCAAAGGCTTCCGCACCGTCATCAACACCGGCCCCGATGGCGGCCAGACCGTCGATCACCTGCACATGCACGTCCTCGGCGGACGCGCCATGCACTGGCCCCCAGGCTAG
- the ychF gene encoding redox-regulated ATPase YchF, with product MALNCGIVGLPNVGKSTIFNALTAAKAQAANYPFCTIDPNVGVVTVPDERLDKISAICKTKRTVPTTMEFIDIAGLVAGASKGEGLGNQFLGHIRSTDAVVHVVRCFDDPNVIHVAGGVNPLSDIDVINTELLLADLDSVEKRYAKVEKAAKSSSDHKVKVEASCLAKLLAALQEGKPARTVELTDEEKPVARDLFLITAKPMLYVANVDDAGLSGHNPYVDAVEKRAAEENSQVVRLSGAMEAEIALLEPAERAEFLAEMGLQEPGLNRLIHAGYRLLDLITYFTAGEQECRAWTIRRGTKAPGAAGVIHSDFERGFIRAEAYHCDDLFTLGSEQAIKDKGLYRSEGKEYVVKDGDVLFFKFNV from the coding sequence ATGGCATTGAACTGCGGAATTGTCGGACTGCCCAACGTGGGCAAGAGCACCATCTTTAACGCGCTGACGGCGGCCAAGGCCCAGGCGGCGAACTATCCTTTTTGCACCATCGACCCGAACGTGGGCGTGGTGACGGTGCCGGATGAGCGGCTCGACAAGATATCCGCTATCTGCAAGACCAAGCGCACGGTGCCGACGACGATGGAGTTCATCGACATTGCCGGCCTGGTGGCCGGAGCGAGCAAGGGCGAGGGGCTGGGAAACCAGTTTCTGGGGCACATTCGCTCGACCGACGCGGTGGTGCATGTGGTGCGCTGCTTTGATGACCCGAACGTGATTCACGTGGCGGGCGGAGTGAATCCGCTGAGCGACATCGACGTGATCAATACGGAGCTGCTGCTGGCGGATCTGGATTCAGTGGAAAAGCGCTACGCCAAGGTGGAGAAAGCCGCCAAGAGCAGCAGCGACCACAAGGTGAAGGTGGAAGCCTCATGCCTGGCCAAGCTGCTGGCCGCGCTGCAGGAGGGCAAGCCCGCCCGCACGGTGGAGCTGACCGACGAAGAGAAGCCGGTGGCGCGCGATCTGTTTTTGATCACCGCGAAGCCGATGCTGTACGTCGCCAACGTGGATGACGCGGGCCTGAGCGGACACAACCCGTATGTGGATGCTGTGGAGAAGCGGGCCGCCGAGGAGAACAGCCAGGTGGTGCGGCTCTCGGGCGCGATGGAAGCCGAGATTGCGCTGCTGGAGCCGGCCGAGCGCGCCGAGTTTCTGGCCGAGATGGGATTGCAGGAGCCGGGATTGAACCGGCTGATCCATGCGGGCTACCGGCTGCTGGACCTGATCACGTATTTCACGGCGGGCGAGCAGGAGTGCCGGGCGTGGACGATTCGGCGCGGGACGAAGGCGCCGGGCGCGGCGGGGGTGATTCACTCGGATTTTGAGCGCGGGTTCATTCGCGCGGAAGCCTACCACTGCGACGACCTGTTCACGCTGGGCAGCGAGCAGGCGATCAAGGACAAGGGCCTGTACCGGTCGGAAGGCAAGGAATACGTGGTGAAGGATGGCGATGTGCTGTTCTTCAAGTTCAATGTCTAG